GGTGAGCAAAGCCAGTGAGTATATTGCAGCACAGATTGACGCGACAGCGCCACAAGTACAAATTTTGCTTACTACCCTATGCGTCATTGTGCTACGTGAGCTTGCTATTTTGGTTGAGTATAGCCAACTTGATCATGATGAGGTGAATAAATGGTTCGCCTTACAGCCACAATTTTTGTCCAAAGCGCGTTTTGCTATCCCTGTCTTAAATTTAGCTGTTAACGAATCAGCTGATCATAGCGATGAGGCGCAAATCATATTGTCAGCAGTAGAAGCGGTAAAAATAGAGTCAGTAGCTAGCGACGAGCGTTACTTATTAATCGCTGAGCAATTGACAGATAACCCGCCAGCTTTTGATCCTTACTGGTATGAGCTGACAGCATTCATACCCGAACAATTTGAGCCAGTAAAAGACATGCAGTTAGCGACTGGTAACTACTTAAAAGCCATTGGACGCTCAGCTGAAAACATTCAACAAGGTAAACACAATGACTTATTGATGTTTGCACCGATGACGGCTATTGGCTTGCCACATCAACGCTGGCTAGTACAACTGGCTAAAATATCAGAGATATATTTGCAGCGTAATCGATTACGCATTACTTCTGAACCTATCAACCCACCAAAGCCGCCGTTGGTTAGCTCAGGATTGCTGAGCAGTAATAGCAACAATGATAATACACCAAGCACCCTTAGCGAAAAGCCGATTGAATACGAGGCATCAGTCCCCCTATGGAAAAATCCCGTCATTCTGCTGATTATTCTCGTGATTGGTGGGCTTGGAATATTGGCAACCATCAAGTATCAAACGCAAAAAGCCAACGGCGTCGTACTTGCTACCAATGAAGTGTTAGCGCAAGACTCTGAAACGGAAGAGCGGAAACAGCAAGATGTGGCTATCGTTATGGTAGACGATGATATCGCTGCTGATGATAAAAAGTCAAAAGCTGAATGACAAAGCCGCGCCTGAAAATAGTGTAATAAAAACCTATCAGCAATAAAAAAAGAGGCGCTATATAAATAGCGACTCTTTTTTATCGGTCAGTTAATTCATCAGGGACTTAAAAAACCTTTCGTTAACGTTGCTTATTTTGATAAATCGCGACCACGGCTGGCTTCAATTGCCAAACGTAAACCATTTAGACGAATGAAACCTTCTGCATCTTTTTGATCATAGGCGCCCGCATCATCTTCAAAAGTCGCAATTTTTTCATCAAATAACGAATCATCTGACTTACGACCAACCACGCTTACAGCACCTTTGTATAATTTGACACGTACCGTACCGTTAACATACTCTTGTGACTTATCAATCAGCGCCTGTAGCATCATACGCTCAGGGCTGAACCAATAGCCGTTGTAGATAGTCTTAGCATAACGTGGCATCAGCTCATCTTTTAGATGCGCCGCTTCACGGTCAAGTGTCAATGACTCAATACCACGATGCGCTTTTAACATAATGGTGCCCGCTGGCGTCTCGTAGCAGCCGCGCGACTTCATACCGACGTAACGGTTTTCAACGATATCCAAACGTCCGATACCATGCTTACCACCAATCTCATTAAGCTTAATCATTACTTCATATGGCTTAAGCGCTTCACCATCGATGGCAACGATGTCGCCTTTTTCATACTCTAATTCCAGATATTGGGCTTCATCTGGTGCTTCTTCTGGGCTTACTGACCAGCGCCACATGTCATCTTCTGCTTCAGCATACGGATCTTCTAAAATGCCGCCTTCATAAGAGATATGTAATAAATTGGCATCCATCGAGTACGGAGATTTTTTCTTATTGCCCGCATAGTCGATGGCAATATTATGCTCTTTAGCATATTCCATCAAGCTTTCACGGCTCGATAAATCCCACTCACGCCAAGGCGCGATAGTCACGACGTCTGGAGATAAAGCGACGGCACCAAGCTCAAAGCGTACTTGGTCATTACCTTTACCGGTTGCACCATGGCTGATCGCATCAGCATTATGTTCTTTAGCGATTTCAACCAAACGCTTAGCGATGAGTGGACGCGCGATAGAAGTACCAAGCAGATACTCACCTTCGTAGATGGCATTGGCACGGAACATTGGGAACACGTAATCACGAGCAAATTCTTCGCGCAAGTCTTCAATATGGATATGTTTGATACCCATGGCTTCAGCTTTGGCACGCGCAGGCTCAACTTCTTCACCTTGACCAATATCCGCAGTGAAAGTGATCACTTCTGCATCATAGGTTTCTTGTAGCCATCGAGCGATGATTGAGGTGTCAAGACCCCCTGAATATGCCAATACGATTTTATTAATAGTTTTTGGATCAAGCTGAGCCATGAAACACTCCTAGTATGAGGAATTTAATGATAGGTAAATCGACTATATCACGAGGAAGATAGATTGCTCGCTCAGTGTACATCATATTTACCATTGGCAAAAGTGGCACTGCCGTTAGGCATGAGGTTTTTGCCCAAGTTTAGTTGCCACTAAAGCAATAATTTTCTCGCCAATAATAGAGTGAACATGGCATCTTA
The window above is part of the Psychrobacter cryohalolentis K5 genome. Proteins encoded here:
- a CDS encoding argininosuccinate synthase translates to MAQLDPKTINKIVLAYSGGLDTSIIARWLQETYDAEVITFTADIGQGEEVEPARAKAEAMGIKHIHIEDLREEFARDYVFPMFRANAIYEGEYLLGTSIARPLIAKRLVEIAKEHNADAISHGATGKGNDQVRFELGAVALSPDVVTIAPWREWDLSSRESLMEYAKEHNIAIDYAGNKKKSPYSMDANLLHISYEGGILEDPYAEAEDDMWRWSVSPEEAPDEAQYLELEYEKGDIVAIDGEALKPYEVMIKLNEIGGKHGIGRLDIVENRYVGMKSRGCYETPAGTIMLKAHRGIESLTLDREAAHLKDELMPRYAKTIYNGYWFSPERMMLQALIDKSQEYVNGTVRVKLYKGAVSVVGRKSDDSLFDEKIATFEDDAGAYDQKDAEGFIRLNGLRLAIEASRGRDLSK